In Helianthus annuus cultivar XRQ/B chromosome 9, HanXRQr2.0-SUNRISE, whole genome shotgun sequence, the following are encoded in one genomic region:
- the LOC110877375 gene encoding protein BUNDLE SHEATH DEFECTIVE 2, chloroplastic encodes MSTVLNCTPLTSSSSPSKPGLIGGNAPRLTLINVLTNQKSKLERFQALEVKASSDGAKTTTTNKSLVCESCEGNGKIVCKQCEGTGVNTEDHFGGRFKAGGLCWLCRGKKEILCGGCNGAGYAGGFMSTADE; translated from the exons ATGTCCACTGTTTTGAATTGTACCCCTCTTACCTCCTCCAGTTCCCCTAGTAAACCAG GGCTAATTGGTGGAAACGCTCCAAGACTGACTTTAATCAACGTTTTGACTAATCAGAAGTCAAAATTGGAAAGATTTCAAGCTTTGGAAGTCAAG GCGTCTTCCGATGGTGCAAAGACCACCACGACTAACAAGAGCTTGGTTTGTGAATCTTGTGAGGGAAACG GGAAAATAGTATGTAAGCAATGCGAAGGAACTGGAGTGAACACAGAAGATCACTTCGGTGGAAGGTTCAAAGCTGGTGGATTGTGTTGGCTCTGCAG AGGTAAAAAGGAGATCCTTTGTGGTGGTTGCAATGGGGCAGGATATGCAGGCGGATTCATGAGCACCGCCGACGAATAG